In the genome of Cynocephalus volans isolate mCynVol1 chromosome 15, mCynVol1.pri, whole genome shotgun sequence, one region contains:
- the GGH gene encoding gamma-glutamyl hydrolase isoform X1, translating to MASLGRLLCVLGLLLCGAASPGLSRHHGRSKKPIIGILMQRCHGKEMRMLGKYYIAASYVKYLEAAGARVVPVRLDLRDYEYETLFKSINGVLFPGGSANLRHSDYAHAAKIFYDLALQSFDDGDYFPVWGTCLGFEEISFLTSGEYLLTHTDTTGIAMPLNFTGGTLQSRMFQNFPADLLLSLAIEPLTANFHKWSLSVKNFTMNEKLKKFFNVLTTNTDGKIEFISTMEGYKYPVYGVQWHPEKAPYEWKKLKGISHEPNSVKTAFYLSEFFVGEARRNNHHFESEDIEKEVLIYQFRPVYTANISSFQQCYMFD from the exons ATGGCTAGCCTGGGCCGCCTGCTGTGCGTGCTGGGCCTGCTGCTCTGCGGGGCGGCCAGCCCCGGGCTGTCCCGACACCACGGCCGCTCCAAGAAACCCATTATTG gAATATTAATGCAAAGATGTCATGGTAAAGAAATGAGAATGCTTGGAAAATACTATATTGCTGCATCCTATGTAAAGTATCTGGAGGCTGCAGGTGCAAGAGTTGTGCCTGTAAG gcttGATCTTAGAGATTACGAGTATGAAACACTTTTCAAATCTATTAACGG AGTCCTTTTCCCTGGAGGAAGTGCTAACCTCAGGCACTCAGATTATGCCCACGCAGccaaaatattttatgacttgGCCTTACAG AGTTTTGATGATGGAGACTATTTTCCTGTGTGGGGCACATGCCTTGGATTTGAAGAGATTTCTTTTCTGACTAGTGGAGAATACTTACTGACTCACACAGATACTACTGGAATAGCAATGCCACTGAACTTCACTGGAG GTACGTTGCAGAGCAGAATGTTCCAGAATTTTCCTGCTGATTTGTTGCTGTCATTAGCAATAGAACCGCTGACTGCAAATTTCCACAAATGGAGCCTTTCTGTGAAG AATTTTACGATGAATGAAAAGTTaaagaagtttttcaatgtattaACTACAAATACAGATGGCAAGATTGAGTTTATTTCAACAATGGAAG GATATAAGTATCCAGTATATGGTGTTCAGTGGCATCCAGAGAAAGCACCTTATgagtggaaaaaattaaaaggcatttCCCATGAACCTAATTCTGTGAagactgcattttatttatcagaGTTCTTTGTTGGTGAAG CCCGGAGAAACAATCATCATTTTGAATCTGAAGATATAGAGAAGGAAGTACTGATTTATCAGTTCCGTCCAGTTTATactgcaaatatttcttcttttcagcaATGTTATATGTTTGATTGA
- the GGH gene encoding gamma-glutamyl hydrolase isoform X2 — protein MASLGRLLCVLGLLLCGAASPGLSRHHGRSKKPIIGILMQRCHGKEMRMLGKYYIAASYVKYLEAAGARVVPVRLDLRDYEYETLFKSINGVLFPGGSANLRHSDYAHAAKIFYDLALQSFDDGDYFPVWGTCLGFEEISFLTSGEYLLTHTDTTGIAMPLNFTGGTLQSRMFQNFPADLLLSLAIEPLTANFHKWSLSVKNFTMNEKLKKFFNVLTTNTDGKIEFISTMEVYLGVF, from the exons ATGGCTAGCCTGGGCCGCCTGCTGTGCGTGCTGGGCCTGCTGCTCTGCGGGGCGGCCAGCCCCGGGCTGTCCCGACACCACGGCCGCTCCAAGAAACCCATTATTG gAATATTAATGCAAAGATGTCATGGTAAAGAAATGAGAATGCTTGGAAAATACTATATTGCTGCATCCTATGTAAAGTATCTGGAGGCTGCAGGTGCAAGAGTTGTGCCTGTAAG gcttGATCTTAGAGATTACGAGTATGAAACACTTTTCAAATCTATTAACGG AGTCCTTTTCCCTGGAGGAAGTGCTAACCTCAGGCACTCAGATTATGCCCACGCAGccaaaatattttatgacttgGCCTTACAG AGTTTTGATGATGGAGACTATTTTCCTGTGTGGGGCACATGCCTTGGATTTGAAGAGATTTCTTTTCTGACTAGTGGAGAATACTTACTGACTCACACAGATACTACTGGAATAGCAATGCCACTGAACTTCACTGGAG GTACGTTGCAGAGCAGAATGTTCCAGAATTTTCCTGCTGATTTGTTGCTGTCATTAGCAATAGAACCGCTGACTGCAAATTTCCACAAATGGAGCCTTTCTGTGAAG AATTTTACGATGAATGAAAAGTTaaagaagtttttcaatgtattaACTACAAATACAGATGGCAAGATTGAGTTTATTTCAACAATGGAAG TTTACCTGGGTGTTTTTTAG